One window of the Perca flavescens isolate YP-PL-M2 chromosome 16, PFLA_1.0, whole genome shotgun sequence genome contains the following:
- the brd10 gene encoding uncharacterized protein KIAA2026, translating to MDQVDMTDQITAACSQPLVHSQDLIVADQHSAPQQPSSDDMSTQSKWMSSCTEYSDLVIKEDRLSNGTCEVETMVALHCPGDSGDVTAEGDRLALSNDGTPEFSNSDLSLPEVCISTNSNSFEEDMNYEVQQAYRIFTGFLLDKHKGITSPFLHPIGHQEAQHGIGGVRGRGQAQLRQSMCLRRMEDKFINQEYETITEFVADFRLMLENCYRYHGVDHWISKQAQKLEIMLEQKLTLLSRTLRERTTLAVTSKGRFGAEEERGSGGTSTRRRLAPRSLATIIVGGHESIMVQALRLEEQQRAKEEKRQRELEKKEAEEMSAKEVEEWEQTLLSQASPHTVHTLWELPAIGHFLCLAQTALNLPEIVFFDLERCLLMPRCSFLLSKIMSSLLSPPQRRATLHRRPALPYRRWESELRQRVMGWYRAVGASSDQSGRAEQLGLCHQFFRTLGEVSPLEEKPFHLLPFYQRVWLLKGLCDHVYETQKCVQDALLAQPIHECRESILGYDSKENAYIHFPHFCGADLRIYCQSPSTPPVFRFPSVWVKRVDIEPGTEGEESDGMKEEGVTSDRGCYGGSMDTEEPDDLGKGRAEVLGGFKWENGDGEEDKRFKLWSLKEEEGSESGSSDGDLKIHTNSLSLSHTSPVGGSGVEMIMKEETVELEYQSKRLPLKHEQGFSLGSMRTIKAETQEPCLSVGEHSYTGRSPARLVNLASPTKPIKMEGGSPSQGHQRSSCVDCCKSKTSNLKSEEHVCCCGTSGPATQLSSESSQNSSEERVNDKIWTKKKKQGREQLPRAKGEQNQLQHVARMRLSPAETTKSAVRRVATTIKRKDKKKKHKTGKKLESSKKIKDEPPVEPLFKLVCSSLEELRELISKTEDELDDLESTKKRLGRWYYRREAVKDLHSTLIRLLNELSPWEPKLVKAYQRNRLRLKKEFDDFKKHPEYNNFVREECISSSSSSDDDDEDEERGLGKDVCSLSDHYRRSEEEDLEHMVPRGLWRGASTREFVVESTGERTVTYVPPNHLKHTLASTEKHVSLLPRSQTGSSSVTSTSDSGPQSRSELRPSNQSRDSNSAWAARVPPQTSLSPKTPILYPTTGLPKGYTPIPTLLAKSVGNKVTLMKRPADFTGINNVDRQSKGSLVSLPTSAVTNTKHLKAQSSPSRSQQNSQQMQAQGLQQTEVLRQPGTEVLRQPGMATVIAALSKSPQAKPTQTVPKKPVQVVYKVPERLGHLVRKDSSSPVKISVHPVVDQNTREKIMQQLVILPSNLLIHKTDEKVSSLHKQSKGIQVPVSKVASPFCMSTNVPGFTIPENRIPIQHVAPLKDPRTMRTPSPHLKQGALNTAGLKGAQLCSSKVSTPQDITPNPSPITTPFSAVSTEPHKSTDPKQELKTVCIRDSQSILVTTRGGNTGIVKVQTSSDQNALGSMPTSPVITISPQFKAFLVSKTSQTLSPSAPSQTSPCTIPAVTSISLAQHQKQVPSVLKSPSTFTTPMLTAVTGSIPVTGPGSQTAGTTVASAGAGSTVATKIGQLAQTPATGSHFQASLAKNTVVVPSLSSSGGVKRASTDERSQVTKFILVTPSSSSASNVSLSKGTPSYTKSLTSSRVMFISQPTATSSTISMGSIPKQAITTGASEQLLTTSLSSQTLKMGSSTGQPVVNSEALSKIKHITLPSGVQIQLSGKTTTIGQTIGALSRSPSKSTRMSVSDTGRPTATTIGLVTVTSSNTITSCSAQIASYASPTTSSQLQGIPSFTMISQTCSSTSTSAAVTLPAGNVIKKERGMPSSILSSNSPAQVTTTVQSSPAQTSTSTLVRQLSNIQSGIGEVTISLSSSQLALNKTPISSATTANTPFITSATGTIQQRIVINTSTPLAAGTQILLNNACFVVPPQGLGPGSHVLIISSPAPQQVPTATRSSVPPQGVSHVTVAPRAPVLPQSPARLPGVPAVSSPFVACTPAVGPSLLATTPNVTPIQLTGTPSLASTWLTSKTNVVSALSMPMPAVCSSTILPALSAPISPMPVLPSPLAVALHNPVIPVPTPLSSAASPVVAGTQTLHSSLPAQQVVSVTTPGPGIQPQLTEVGIAAPSTALSQALVHMGLGNNTLVKKTVPAVMQPVLASTRRPVLPTVAVPPIVSAMSRVQMLPIATVPPIENTVNTLETAPVVTGSSSSSTVIIRPPQPITSLKTNNTIHPPVILTNQALGKPCLQTTSLGMHTNVASKLLISPDGAVLNPVQCQVNAVELNACPNPLDALVVSPNSSTGALHTHDSSLQPSQADRK from the exons ATGGATCAGGTGGATATGACAGACCAGATCACCGCAGCTTGTAGCCAACCGTTGGTCCACAGCCAAGACCTGATTGTGGCTGACCAACACTCGGCACCCCAGCAGCCCAGCTCTGACGACATGTCAACACAATCCAAATGGATGAGCAGCTGCACTGAATACAGTGACCTGGTCATAAAGGAGGATAGGCTCAGTAATGGCACCTGTGAAGTTGAGACTATGGTAGCATTACACTGTCCTGGCGACAGTGGAGATGTAACTGCTGAGGGTGACCGCCTTGCACTGAGCAATGATGGCACACCAGAGTTTTCTAACAGTGACCTCTCTCTGCCCGAGGTGTGCATTTCCACCAACAGCAATAGCTTTGAGGAGGATATGAACTATGAGGTACAGCAAGCGTATAGGATATTCACTGGCTTTCTCTTGGACAAGCACAAAGGAATCACCAGCCCATTCCTCCATCCCATCGGCCACCAGGAGGCCCAGCATGGTATTGGAGGGGTCCGGGGCCGGGGTCAGGCACAGCTCAGGCAGTCGATGTGCTTGCGGAGGATGGAGGACAAGTTTATCAACCAAGAGTATGAGACCATAACAGAGTTTGTTGCAGACTTCAGGCTGATGTTGGAGAACTGTTATCGCTACCATGGGGTGGACCACTGGATCTCCAAACAGGCTCAAAAGCTGGAAATAATGCTGGAGCAGAAGCTCACATTGCTATCCAG GACGCTGCGAGAGAGGACAACCTTAGCAGTGACTTCTAAAGGACGTTTTGGTGCAGAGGAGGAACGGGGTTCAGGGGGCACCTCCACAAGGAGGAGGTTGGCACCTCGTAGCCTGGCTACCATCATTGTCGGTGGGCATGAGTCTATCATGGTCCAGGCCCTACGGCTGGAAGAACAACAGAGGGCGAAGGAGGAGAAAAG GCAACGTGAGCTTGAGAAGAAAGAGGCAGAGGAAATGTCAGCCAAAGAGGTGGAAGAATGGGAGCAGACTTTGCTGTCACAGGCTTCCCCCCACACTGTGCACACACTTTGGGAACTCCCTGCTATAGGGCACTTCCTCTGTCTGGCTCAGACTGCCCTTAACCTCCCAGAGATTGTATTTTTTGATCTGGAGCGGTGTTTGCTGATGCCCCGCTGCAGCTTCctcctgtcaaaaataatgtCTTCCCTGCTGTCCCCACCCCAGCGGAGGGCCACTCTGCACCGCCGGCCTGCCCTGCCTTACCGCCGTTGGGAGTCAGAACTCAGGCAGCGGGTCATGGGCTGGTATCGAGCTGTTGGTGCCTCCAGTGATCAGTCAGGTCGGGCTGAGCAGCTGGGACTCTGCCACCAGTTTTTCCGCACCCTTGGGGAGGTGAGTCCTTTGGAGGAGAAACCCTTTCACTTGCTGCCCTTCTACCAGCGAGTATGGCTTCTGAAGGGGCTGTGTGACCATGTGTATGAGACACAGAAATGTGTGCAGGATGCTCTCCTGGCCCAGCCCATCCATGAATGTAGAGAGTCTATTTTGGGCTATGACAGCAAGGAGAATGCCTATATACATTTTCCACATTTCTGTGGAGCAGACCTGAGGATCTACTGCCAGAGCCCCAGCACCCCCCCAGTCTTCCGTTTCCCTTCTGTATGGGTCAAACGGGTTGATATAGAGCCAGGGACAGAGGGTGAAGAGTCGGATGGGATGAAGGAGGAGGGGGTTACAAGTGACAGGGGCTGTTATGGAGGCTCAATGGACACAGAAGAGCCTGATGATTTAGGAAAGGGGAGAGCAGAGGTACTTGGGGGTTTCAAATGGGAAAATGGGGATGGAGAAGAAGATAAAAGGTTTAAATTGTGGTcactgaaggaggaggaggggtctgAATCAGGGTCCTCTGATGGAGACTTAAAAATACACACTAACTCCTTATCCCTTTCACACACTAGTCCTGTTGGAGGAAGTGGTGTGGAAATGATTATGAAGGAAGAGACTGTAGAGTTGGAGTATCAATCCAAGCGACTCCCATTAAAACACGAGCAGGGCTTCTCATTGGGCTCAATGCGCACCATTAAAGCAGAGACACAGGAGCCCTGTCTGAGTGTAGGGGAGCACAGCTACACAGGCAGGTCACCTGCTCGCTTAGTAAATCTGGCCTCCCCAACCAAACCAATCAAAATGGAGGGAGGAAGTCCCAGTCAGGGACACCAAAGGTCTTCCTGTGTGGATTGTTGTAAAAGCAAAACTAGTAATCTTAAATCTGAGGAGCACGTCTGCTGCTGTGGCACATCAGGGCCAGCAACGCAGTTGTCTTCTGAGAGTTCTCAAAACTCAAGTGAAGAGAGGGTGAATGACAAAATCTGgactaaaaagaaaaagcaaggGAGGGAACAGCTGCCAAGGGCGAAAGGAGAGCAGAACCAGCTGCAACACGTGGCTAGGATGAGGCTGTCCCCAGCTGAGACTACCAAGTCTGCAGTGCGGAGAGTTGCCACAACAatcaaaagaaaagacaagaagaaaaaacataaaacgG GAAAAAAGCTTGAATCTTCAAAGAAAATTAAAGATGAACCTCCAGTTGAGCCATTATTTAAG TTGGTATGCAGCAGTCTTGAGGAGTTGCGAGAGCTGATCAGTAAGACAGAAGATGAGCTTGATGACTTGGAGAGCACCAAAAAGAGATTG GGTCGGTGGTATTATAGGAGAGAAGCAGTGAAAGACCTCCACAGCACTCTAATCCGACTACTGAACGAGCTTTCACCCTGGGAACCTAAACTTGTTAAGGCCTACCAAAGGAACAG GCTTCGTTTGAAGAAGGAATTTGATGATTTCAAGAAGCACCCAGAATACAATAACTTTGTGCGTGAGGAGTGtatttcatcatcatcgtcgtctgacgatgatgatgaagatgaagagagGGGTTTGGGAAAGGATGTGTGTTCACTCTCGGACCATTATAGAAGATCAGAAGAGGAGGACCTGGAACATATGGTTCCTAGAGGTCTTTGGAGAGGAG CCAGCACCAGGGAGTTTGTGGTTGAGTCTACAGGAGAAAGAACGGTGACATACGTACCTCCCAACCACCTAAAACACACTCTGGCCAGCACAGAGAAGCACGTCAGTCTGCTGCCAAGAAGTCAAACTGGCAGCAGTAGCGTTACTTCGACCTCTGACTCTGGGCCACAGTCTAGATCTGAACTGAGACCATCAAATCAATCCAGGGATTCAAACTCAGCATGGGCAGCAAGGGTGCCACCCCAGACTTCACTGTCACCCAAAACCCCCATCCTCTATCCCACCACTGGACTACCTAAGGGCTACACGCCCATCCCCACCCTGCTGGCTAAGAGTGTGGGAAACAAAGTGACCTTAATGAAACGGCCTGCTGATTTTACAGGTATCAACAATGTAGATAGACAGAGCAAAGGTTCTTTGGTCTCCCTGCCTACCTCTGCAGTGACtaacacaaaacatttaaaagcacAAAGTTCTCCATCCAGGTCCCAGCAGAACTCACAACAAATGCAGGCACAAGGACTACAACAGACAGAAGTACTAAGACAGCCAGGAACAGAAGTACTAAGACAGCCAGGAATGGCTACAGTGATTGCAGCTCTTTCTAAATCACCACAAGCCAAACCAACCCAGACTGTCCCAAAAAAACCTGTCCAAGTGGTGTACAAAGTACCTGAGAGGCTGGGTCACCTTGTAAGGAAAGACAGCAGCAGTCCAGTCAAGATCTCTGTTCATCCTGTCGTGGACCAGAACACTAGGGAGAAGATCATGCAGCAATTGGTGATCCTGCCTTCTAACCTTCTCATTCACAAAACTGATGAAAAGGTGTCTTCTTTACATAAACAGTCTAAGGGCATCCAGGTCCCAGTTTCTAAAGTGGCCAGCCCCTTCTGTATGTCCACCAATGTGCCTGGTTTCACTATTCCCGAAAACAGAATCCCTATTCAGCATGTGGCTCCCTTAAAAGATCCCAGGACAATGAGAACACCTTCCCCTCATCTGAAACAGGGTGCCCTAAACACAGCAGGGCTAAAGGGGGCACAACTCTGCAGTTCCAAAGTTAGCACACCACAAGATATCACGCCAAACCCCTCACCCATCACAACTCCCTTTAGCGCAGTTTCGACTGAGCCTCATAAATCTACAGACCCTAAACAGGAGCTCAAGACAGTGTGTATCCGTGACTCACAGTCCATCCTGGTAACAACTAGAGGAGGCAACACAGGCATCGTCAAAGTCCAGACATCCTCAGACCAGAATGCGCTTGGTTCTATGCCCACCAGTCCAGTCATCACCATCTCACCTCAGTTTAAAGCCTTCCTCGTATCCAAGACGTCACAGactctctctccttctgctcCCTCTCAGACTTCCCCTTGCACCATCCCAGCAGTGACAAGTATCTCATTGGCCCAACATCAGAAGCAGGTTCCTTCAGTATTAAAGTCCCCTTCCACTTTCACAACTCCCATGCTCACTGCAGTCACTGGTAGCATTCCTGTTACAGGCCCAGGAAGCCAAACTGCAGGCACTACAGTTGCCTCAGCTGGTGCTGGTTCTACAGTTGCAACAAAGATTGGCCAGCTAGCACAGACACCTGCTACTGGTTCTCATTTCCAAGCTTCATTAGCAAAAAACACTGTTGTTGTCCCATCACTAAGTAGTTCTGGTGGTGTGAAGCGGGCCAGTACAGATGAGAGATCCCAAGTTACTAAATTTATCCTAGTTactccctcttcttcctccgCCTCAAATGTATCCCTTTCAAAAGGTACACCCTCTTACACAAAATCACTTACTAGTTCAAGAGTCATGTTCATCAGCCAGCCCACAGCAACATCGTCCACCATCTCTATGGGAAGCATTCCAAAGCAGGCAATAACAACAGGGGCTAGTGAACAGCTGCTGACTACTTCATTATCAAGTCAGACTCTAAAGATGGGATCAAGCACAGGCCAACCTGTTGTCAACTCCGAAGCATTGTCAAAGATCAAGCACATAACTCTGCCCTCAG GGGTTCAAATCCAGTTGTCAGGGAAGACAACAACCATTGGACAGACCATTGGTGCCCTGTCACGTTCCCCTTCCAAGAGCACAAGAATGTCTGTCTCAGATACAGGTCGTCCGACAGCCACCACCATTGGACTGGTCACGGTTACAAGTTCAAATACCATCACGAGCTGTTCTGCCCAGATTGCCTCTTACGCTTCTCCAACCACCAGCTCTCAGCTCCAGGGTATCCCTTCCTTTACCATGATCTCCCAAACATGCTCTTCCACATCCACATCTGCTGCGGTCACTTTGCCTGCAGGAAACGTGATCAAGAAGGAACGTGGTATGCCTTCAAGTATACTGTCCAGCAACTCTCCTGCTCAGGTAACTACTACTGTGCAGAGTAGCCCAGCCCAAACCTCCACATCCACTCTTGTCCGTCAGCTTTCAAATATCCAAAGTGGCATTGGTGAGGTAACCATTTCCTTATCTTCCTCTCAACTTGCTCTCAATAAAACCCCCATCTCCTCTGCAACAACTGCCAATACCCCATTTATCACTTCTGCTACTGGAACAATCCAGCAGAGGATAGTCATCAACACCTCTACGCCCCTTGCTGCTGGCACACAGATTCTTCTTAACAATGCATGCTTTGTAGTCCCCCCCCAGGGTTTGGGTCCAGGCAGCCATGTCCTTATCATCTCTAGCCCTGCACCACAACAAGTGCCTACTGCCACTCGATCATCAGTACCTCCCCAAGGGGTAAGTCATGTCACTGTAGCCCCTCGAGCACCAGTTTTACCCCAATCCCCAGCCAGGCTGCCCGGTGTACCAGCTGTAAGTTCTCCTTTTGTAGCATGCACACCTGCTGTTGGTCCATCATTGCTAGCAACCACTCCAAATGTCACGCCAATTCAACTCACAGGAACTCCTAGCCTGGCGTCAACGTGGTTAACCAGTAAAACAAATGTAGTGTCTGCTCTGTCTATGCCCATGCCTGCTGTATGTTCATCCACCATTTTGCCTGCATTGTCAGCACCTATATCACCCATGCCTGTTTTACCCAGTCCATTAGCTGTTGCCCTGCACAACCCTGTCATACCAGTTCCCACACCCCTCTCCTCAGCTGCATCTCCTGTGGTAGCAGGCACACAAACTTTGCATTCTTCTCTTCCTGCCCAGCAGGTGGTTTCAGTGACAACTCCGGGCCCAGGCATACAGCCTCAGCTGACAGAAGTTGGTATTGCAGCACCCTCCACTGCTCTATCACAGGCACTAGTGCATATGGGACTAGGCAACAACACATTAGTCAAAAAAACAGTGCCTGCCGTAATGCAACCTGTGCTTGCTAGCACAAGGAGACCGGTATTGCCAACAGTGGCTGTCCCACCAATTGTAAGTGCAATGTCTAGGGTGCAGATGTTGCCCATTGCTACGGTTCCACCAATCGAAAACACTGTCAATACCTTGGAAACAGCACCTGTGGTCACAGGGTCTTCA